In the genome of Metabacillus litoralis, the window TTATTCAAACAGCAGAAACTCAAAAAGTCCCTTTAACAACAGTTTCATCTATGAAAAAGCTTGGAAGAGCTTGTGGAATAGAAGTGGGAGCTGCAGCTGTAGCTATAATCCGGTAAAATAGATGTTTTTGCAGATTCATAAATGCAGAAACTTTGTTTTTGCCTAAATATGAACCACCTGGATGTGTGGTATTAAAAAGTGAAGGGAGGAAAACAATAATGCCTACTATTAATCAATTAGTGCGTAAAGGTCGCGTAAGCAAAGTAGAGAAATCTAAATCACCTGCATTAAACAAAGGTTACAACAGCTTCAAAAAAGAGCAAACTAACGTATCTTCACCTCAAAAACGTGGTGTATGTACTCGTGTAGGTACGATGACGCCGAAGAAACCTAACTCAGCGCTTCGTAAATATGCTCGTGTTCGTTTAACAAACGGAATTGAAGTAACAGCATACATTCCTGGTATTGGCCACAACTTACAAGAGCACAGTGTTGTTCTTATCCGTGGTGGACGTGTAAAAGATTTACCGGGGGTACGTTATCACATCGTTCGTGGTGCGTTAGATACTGCTGGTGTTGATGGACGTATGCAAGGCCGTTCTAAATACGGTACAAAACGTCCAAAAGCTGCTAAAAAATAATGTTATAAGACATTAAAAATAAAAACTTAGATGAAGGGAGGACATAACATGCCACGTAAAGGTCCTGTAGCAAAAAGAGATGTGTTACCAGATCCAATTTACAATTCAAAGCTTGTTACACGTTTAGTAAACAGAATTATGATCGACGGAAAAAGAGGTAAAGCACAATCTGTACTTTACAATGCTTTCGATTTAATTAAAGAACGTTCAGGTAATGATGCAATGGAAGTGTTTGAACAAGCACTTAAAAACATCATGCCAGTTCTTGAAGTTAAAGCACGTCGTGTAGGTGGTGCTAACTACCAAGTACCTGTAGAAGTACGTCCAGATCGTCGTACAACTTTAGGTTTACGTTGGTTAGTAAACTACGCTCGTCTTCGTGGAGAAAAAACGATGGAAGAGCGTTTAGCTAACGAAATTCTAGATGCTGCTAACAACACTGGTGCAGCAGTTAAGAAACGTGAAGATACTCATAAGATGGCTGAAGCAAATAAAGCATTTGCTCACTATCGTTGGTAATCAATACAATCTAATCAAACTAAATTTCCTATAAGGAAGGAGAAATTACCCAATGGCAAGAGAGTTCTCCTTAAAGAATACTCGTAATATCGGAATCATGGCTCATATTGATGCTGGTAAAACAACAACAACTGAGCGTGTTCTTTATTACACTGGACGTATCCACAAAATCGGTGAAACTCATGAAGGTGCATCTCAGATGGACTGGATGGAGCAAGAACAAGAACGTGGAATCACGATTACTTCTGCGGCGACAACTGCGTCGTGGAAAGGTCATCGTGTAAACATCATTGATACTCCAGGACACGTAGACTTCACTGTTGAAGTTGAACGTTCTTTACGTGTACTTGATGGTGCAGTAGCAGTTCTTGATGCTCAATCAGGTGTTGAGCCACAAACTGAAACAGTATGGCGTCAAGCAACAACATATGGCGTACCACGTGTTGTGTTCGTTAATAAAATGGACAAAATTGGTGCTGACTTCTTATACTCTGTTTCAACTCTACATGATCGTCTTCAAGCGAATGCTCACCCAATTCAATTACCAATTGGTGCTGAGGATCAATTTGAAGGTATTATCGACCTTGTAGAAATGAAGGCTACATTCTATGGTAATGATTTAGGAACTGATATCGTTGATAAAGAAATTCCTGAAGAATACCAAGAACAAGCTGAAGAATACCGTGAAAAGTTAGTTGAAGCAGTAGCAGAACTTGATGAAGACTTAATGGAAAGATACCTTGGTGGAGAAGAAATCTCTAACGATGAGCTAAAAGCTGCAATTCGTAAAGGTACTTTAAATGTAGAATTCTACCCAGTAATCTGTGGATCTGCGTTCAAAAACAAAGGTGTTCAAAAAATGTTAGACGCAGTTATTGATTATCTTCCAGCTCCTATTGACGTAGCTGCAATTAAAGGTATCATTCCTGATACTGAAGAAGAAGTAACTCGTGAATCTAGCGATGAAGGCCCATTCGCTGCATTAGCTTTCAAAGTAATGACAGATCCTTACGTTGGGAAACTTACATTCTTCCGTGTTTACTCTGGTACTTTAAGTTCTGGATCTTACATCCAAAACTCTACTAAAGGTAAGCGTGAGCGTGTAGGTCGTATCCTTCAAATGCACGCAAACAGCCGTGAGGAAATCTCTGAGGTTTACTCTGGTGATATCGCTGCAGCTGTAGGTTTAAAAGATACAACAACTGGTGACACTCTATGTGACGAGAAAAACCTTGTTATCTTAGAGTCTATGCAATTCCCTGAGCCAGTTATTCAACTTTCTGTTGAACCAAAATCAAAAGCAGACCAAGATAAAATGACTACTGCTTTACAAAAACTTCAAGAAGAAGATCCAACATTCCGTGCTCATACTGACCCAGAAACAGGTCAAACAATCATCGCGGGTATGGGTGAGCTTCACCTAGATATCCTAGTTGATCGTATGAAACGTGAATTCAAAGTAGAAGCTAATGTTGGTGCGCCACAGGTTGCATACCGTGAAACATTCCGTCAAGGAGCAAAAGTTGAAGGTAAGTTTGCACGTCAATCTGGTGGTCGTGGACAATTCGGACACGTTTGGATCGAGTTCGAACCAAACGAAGAAGGTAAAGGCTTCGAATTTGAAAACAAAATCGTTGGTGGGGTAGTTCCACGTGAATACGTTCCTGCAGTTCAAGCTGGTCTTGAAGATGCAATGCAAAACGGTGTTCTTGCTGGTTTCCCATTAGTTGATGTAAAAGCTGCTTTAGTAGATGGATCTTACCATGACGTTGACTCAAGTGAGATGGCGTTCAAGATCGCAGCATCTTTAGCTCTTAAAAATGCTGTATCAAAATGTAGCCCTGTAATCCTAGAGCCAGTTATGAAGGTAGAAGTTGTAATTCCAGAAGAATACATGGGAGATATCATGGGAGGAGTTACTTCTCGCCGTGGACGTGTAGAAGGTATGGAAGCTCGTGGTAATGCTCAAGTAGTACGTGCTATGGTTCCACTATCTGAAATGTTTGGTTATGCAACTTCATTACGTTCTAACACTCAAGGACGCGGTGTGTTCACAATGCACTTTGATCACTACGAAGAAGTTCCAAAATCAATTTCTGAAGAAATTATCAAAAAAAATAAAGGTGAGTAATTGATTTTACCCCCTTTAATGAAGTATAACTACTTATGTGAGAACAGAAAGTGATGTTTCACTTTCTGTTACATATATCCAAAAAAATTTTAGAACTCTAAGGAGGATTTTTAGAATGGCTAAAGAAAAATTCGACCGTTCCAAAACGCATGCTAATATCGGTACAATCGGACACGTTGACCATGGTAAAACAACTTTAACAGCTGCAATCACAACTGTACTTGCTAAGCGCAGTGGTAAAGGTGCAGCGATGGCATATGATATGATCGATGCTGCTCCTGAAGAGCGTGAGCGTGGAATCACTATCTCAACTGCACACGTTGAGTATGAAACTGAAACTCGTCACTATGCACACGTTGACTGCCCAGGACATGCTGACTATGTTAAAAACATGATCACTGGTGCTGCTCAAATGGACGGTGGTATCCTAGTAGTATCTGCTGCTGACGGCCCAATGCCACAAACTCGTGAGCACATCCTATTATCTCGTCAAGTAGGTGTACCTTACCTTGTTGTATTCTTAAACAAATGTGACATGGTTGATGACGAAGAGTTATTAGAACTAGTTGAAATGGAAGTTCGTGACTTACTTTCTGAGTATGATTTCCCAGGTGACGATGTGCCTGTAATCAAAGGTTCTGCTCTTAAAGCACTTGAAGGTGAAGCTGAGTGGGAAGAAAAAATCGTTGAACTTATGAACGCTGTTGATGAGTACATCCCAACTCCAGAACGTGACACTGACAAACCATTCATGATGCCAGTTGAGGACGTATTCTCAATCACTGGTCGTGGAACAGTTGCTACAGGTCGTGTTGAGCGTGGACAAGTTAAAGTTGGTGACGTAATCGACATCATCGGTTTAACTGAAGAGCCAAAATCAACTACTGTAACAGGTGTTGAAATGTTCCGTAAGCTTCTTGATTATGCTGAAGCTGGTGACAACATCGGTGCACTTCTTCGTGGGGTTGCTCGTGATGATGTTCAACGTGGACAAGTACTTGCTAAACCAGGTACAATCACTCCACACACTAACTTCAAAGCAGAAGTTTATGTATTATCAAAAGAAGAAGGTGGACGTCACACTCCATTCTTCACTAACTACCGTCCTCAGTTCTACTTCCGTACAACTGATGTAACTGGTATCTGCCAACTTCCTGAAGGCGTAGAAATGGTTATGCCTGGGGATAACGTTGAAATGACAGTTGAACTTATTGCTCCAATCGCGATTGAAGAAGGAACTAAATTCTCAATCCGTGAAGGTGGACGTACAGTAGGCGCTGGCGTTGTAGCTTCTATCCAATCTTAATTTGTAATATATAAAAGGCGAGCATATAATGCTCGTCTTTTTTTGTACATACATATTAACAATGATGTGAGTGAAGTTTTATAAAATTGATGAAATTCAAAGAGATGGATATGGGGGAGTGGCCTTCAGAAAGGAATGAGGAACAAAGATGATAGGAATGAACGGAGAAATGGTCTTCATAAAAGGGATGACGAACAATAGTGATAGAAATGAAGAGAGAGATGTTCTTCATAAAGGGGATGAAGAACAAAGCCGATAGAAAAGAAGAGTGAGATTGTCTTCATAAAGGGAATGAGGAACAAAGGCGATAGAAATGATCGGAGGAATGGTCTTCATAAAAGGGATGACGAACAAAAGTGATAGGAATGAATGGAGAAATGGTCTTCATAAAAGGGATGACGAACAAAAGTGATAGAAATGAAGAGAGAGATTGTCTTCATAAAGGGAATGAAGAATAAAGGCATTATTAATAAAGTAAGAAATGATCTTCATAAGAGTGATGATGACCAAACATGCTGGTAATGAAGAATGAGATGATCATCATAAACGATATGAAGTATAAAAGTAATCAACTTCGTAAAAATGTTCACTCTCTCTGTCAAAATAAGCCCAA includes:
- the rpsG gene encoding 30S ribosomal protein S7; translated protein: MPRKGPVAKRDVLPDPIYNSKLVTRLVNRIMIDGKRGKAQSVLYNAFDLIKERSGNDAMEVFEQALKNIMPVLEVKARRVGGANYQVPVEVRPDRRTTLGLRWLVNYARLRGEKTMEERLANEILDAANNTGAAVKKREDTHKMAEANKAFAHYRW
- the tuf gene encoding elongation factor Tu, which translates into the protein MAKEKFDRSKTHANIGTIGHVDHGKTTLTAAITTVLAKRSGKGAAMAYDMIDAAPEERERGITISTAHVEYETETRHYAHVDCPGHADYVKNMITGAAQMDGGILVVSAADGPMPQTREHILLSRQVGVPYLVVFLNKCDMVDDEELLELVEMEVRDLLSEYDFPGDDVPVIKGSALKALEGEAEWEEKIVELMNAVDEYIPTPERDTDKPFMMPVEDVFSITGRGTVATGRVERGQVKVGDVIDIIGLTEEPKSTTVTGVEMFRKLLDYAEAGDNIGALLRGVARDDVQRGQVLAKPGTITPHTNFKAEVYVLSKEEGGRHTPFFTNYRPQFYFRTTDVTGICQLPEGVEMVMPGDNVEMTVELIAPIAIEEGTKFSIREGGRTVGAGVVASIQS
- the rpsL gene encoding 30S ribosomal protein S12, translating into MPTINQLVRKGRVSKVEKSKSPALNKGYNSFKKEQTNVSSPQKRGVCTRVGTMTPKKPNSALRKYARVRLTNGIEVTAYIPGIGHNLQEHSVVLIRGGRVKDLPGVRYHIVRGALDTAGVDGRMQGRSKYGTKRPKAAKK
- the fusA gene encoding elongation factor G, which translates into the protein MAREFSLKNTRNIGIMAHIDAGKTTTTERVLYYTGRIHKIGETHEGASQMDWMEQEQERGITITSAATTASWKGHRVNIIDTPGHVDFTVEVERSLRVLDGAVAVLDAQSGVEPQTETVWRQATTYGVPRVVFVNKMDKIGADFLYSVSTLHDRLQANAHPIQLPIGAEDQFEGIIDLVEMKATFYGNDLGTDIVDKEIPEEYQEQAEEYREKLVEAVAELDEDLMERYLGGEEISNDELKAAIRKGTLNVEFYPVICGSAFKNKGVQKMLDAVIDYLPAPIDVAAIKGIIPDTEEEVTRESSDEGPFAALAFKVMTDPYVGKLTFFRVYSGTLSSGSYIQNSTKGKRERVGRILQMHANSREEISEVYSGDIAAAVGLKDTTTGDTLCDEKNLVILESMQFPEPVIQLSVEPKSKADQDKMTTALQKLQEEDPTFRAHTDPETGQTIIAGMGELHLDILVDRMKREFKVEANVGAPQVAYRETFRQGAKVEGKFARQSGGRGQFGHVWIEFEPNEEGKGFEFENKIVGGVVPREYVPAVQAGLEDAMQNGVLAGFPLVDVKAALVDGSYHDVDSSEMAFKIAASLALKNAVSKCSPVILEPVMKVEVVIPEEYMGDIMGGVTSRRGRVEGMEARGNAQVVRAMVPLSEMFGYATSLRSNTQGRGVFTMHFDHYEEVPKSISEEIIKKNKGE